Proteins encoded in a region of the Salvelinus fontinalis isolate EN_2023a chromosome 17, ASM2944872v1, whole genome shotgun sequence genome:
- the LOC129814284 gene encoding T-cell acute lymphocytic leukemia protein 1-like has protein sequence MEKMKLDLCPGSPGAKSCIPLKQDSIRENGCQDLEDSKEENFTGEGVKTDDAPLRNTRNGTIILNGVAKETAYDALDLKREVPVIELLRRDDIKTGQQRTDSQTVPITELRRPPVPLPLPHRDALIDARMVQLSPNAFPLPARAMLYNLAQPLAAINSLGGESEQYGMYPSNRVKRRPAPYEVELDEAGQPKIVRRIFTNSRERWRQQNVNGAFSELRKLIPTHPPDKKLSKNEILRLAMKYISFLSNLLDDQDGGATVGVGDGTGLLVGGREGGPQVPRQDGVGLAREDDLLLQGALSPGSSCGSLPDGDGSPESFTEDQDSPPAPRTVPVPRGRDLRRNARPQDGGSQR, from the exons ATGGAAAAAATGAAGCTGGATCTTTGTCCTGGAAGTCCCGGTGCCAAGTCGTGCATCCCACTGAAGCAGGATTCCATCAGGGAGAATGGATGCCAAGACCTGGAGGACTCGAAGGAGGAAAACTTCACTGGGGAAGGGGTTAAGACAGATGACGCGCCTCTGCGGAACACGCGCAACGGGACCATCATCCTCAACGGCGTTGCCAAGGAAACCGCTTACGACGCCCTTGACCTGAAAAGGGAAGTACCAGTGATCGAGCTCTTGAGGAGAGACGATATAAAGACGGGACAGCAGAGAACCGACAGTCAAACGGTACCGATCACGGAGCTTCGCAGACCACCCGTGCCGTTGCCGCTGCCGCACCGAGACGCGCTGATCGACGCTCGAATGGTTCAGCTGAGCCCAAACGCGTTCCCTCTCCCGGCGCGAGCAATGCTCTACAACTTGGCGCAACCTCTCGCTGCCATCAACAG TCTTGGAGGCGAGTCGGAACAGTACGGCATGTACCCCAGCAACAGGGTAAAGCGCCGTCCTGCGCCTTACGAGGTTGAGCTCGACGAGG CTGGCCAACCAAAGATCGTAAGGCGGATCTTCACCAACAGCCGGGAGCGCTGGCGGCAGCAGAATGTCAATGGGGCGTTCTCCGAGCTCCGCAAACTCATCCCCACCCACCCACCGGACAAGAAGCTGAGCAAGAACGAGATCCTGCGTCTGGCCATGAAGTACATCAGCTTCCTGTCCAACCTGCTGGACGACCAGGACGGAGGGGCCACCGTGGGCGTGGGTGACGGGACAGGGCTGCTGGTGGGGGGCCGTGAGGGTGGACCCCAGGTCCCCCGTCAGGACGGGGTAGGACTGGCCAGGGAGGATGACCTCCTCCTCCAGGGCGCGTTGTCGCCCGGGTCCAGCTGCGGGAGTCTGCCAGATGGGGACGGCAGCCCCGAGAGCTTCACCGAGGACCAAGACTCACCTCCAGCCCCGAGAACTGTGCCCGTCCCGCGCGGTAGGGACCTACGACGCAATGCACGCCCACAAGATGGCGGCAGCCAGCGATGA
- the otol1a gene encoding otolin-1-A, whose protein sequence is MLSLRLLAILTTLLAVVLMANQSSATRTTRRPKPQNTKKPPRGSGTGGGGGGGGGGDQPARLGFRQTTTTMAPSSSLGTDETTEDPMTDAYSLSPTDSTTYAGDAYPTEFHTDSMALPGAGMGNYTLDYSHCYLNICECCPPEKGPMGPPGERGPPGPGAERGLPGVPGEKGDVGLIGPPGLDGMPGATGLEGDKGDKGDQGDTGMSGAPGILGKQGQKGDLGPKGEKGETGLPGLKGDLGESGKPGRNGTQGEKGDLGRIGPAGPSGLTGPMGQNGQKGEMGECPTGEKGEKGEAGLPGPPGPRGLLGPPGVNGTNGLPGPVGLRGQLGSPGGKGEAGGRGPPGPPGLRGMPGPKGEKGPKGPRGVRGPKGPQGETAEQIRSAFSVGLFPSKSFPPPGLPVKFDKVLYNEEEHWDPMLSKFNCTHPGVYVFSYHITVRNRPLRAALVINGVKKLRTRDSLYGQDIDQASNLALLRLASGDQVWLETLRDWNGVYSSSEDDSTFTGFLLYADPKA, encoded by the exons ATGCTCTCTCTTCGTTTGCTCGCCATTCTCACAACCCTGCTGGCGGTAGTCTTGATGGCGAACCAGTCATCCGCAACCAGAACAACCCGCAGACCAAAGCCTCAGAATACCAAGAAGCCCCCTCGCGGTAGTGGTaccggaggaggtggtggagggggaggaggtggcgACCAGCCGGCCCGTCTGGGCTTCAGGcagaccaccaccaccatggccCCCTCCAGTAGCCTGGGCACCGACGAGACCACAGAGGATCCCATGACGGACGCCTACTCCCTGTCGCCCACTGACAGCACCACCTACGCAGGCGACGCCTACCCCACAGAGTTCCACACAGACTCCATGGCGCTCCCTGGGGCCGGCATGGGAAACTATACCCTGGACTACAGCCACTGCTACTTAAACATCTGCGAGTGCTGCCCGCCCGAAAAGGGCCCCATGGGGCCCCCAGGGGAGAGGGGGCCCCCAGGGCCTGGAGCGGAGAGGGGACTTCCAG GTGTACCTGGAGAGAAAGGTGATGTGGGACTCATTGGACCTCCTGGACTGGATGGTATGCCTGGAGCTACTGGACTTGAAGGAGATAAAG GTGACAAAGGTGATCAAGGAGACACGGGGATGTCTGGTGCTCCAGGGATACTTGGGAAACAGGGGCAGAAAG GTGACTTGGGCCCCAAAGGAGAAAAAGGAGAAACAGGCCTCCCTGGCTTGAAAGGAGACCTGGGAGAAAGCGGAAAGCCTGGGCGGAATGGGACCCAGGGCGAGAAAGGTGACCTGGGTAGAATAGGCCCTGCAGGTCCCTCCGGGTTGACTGGCCCAATGGGACAGAATGGCCaaaagggagagatgggggagtgtCCAACTGGcgagaagggagagaaaggggaggcgGGCTTACCTGGCCCCCCTGGGCCGAGGGGGTTGTTGGGACCCCCGGGAGTAAATGGAACCAATGGTCTACCAGGACCTGTAGGTCTGAGGGGTCAGCTAGGCTCCCCGGGAGGGAAAGGGGAGGCAGGGGGGCGGGGGCCTCCGGGTCCCCCAGGCTTGAGGGGCATGCCTGGGCCGAAAGGAGAGAAAGGCCCCAAGGGCCCACGAGGTGTGCGGGGTCCCAAGGGCCCCCAGGGGGAGACCGCAGAGCAGATACGCTCTGCCTTCAGCGTGGGCCTCTTCCCCAGCAAGTCCTTCCCCCCTCCAGGCCTTCCCGTCAAGTTCGACAAGGTCCTCTACAATGAAGAGGAACACTGGGACCCAATGCTCAGCAAGTTCAATTGCACCCACCCCGGGGTCTATGTGTTCTCCTACCACATCACCGTGCGCAATCGGCCCCTGCGTGCCGCACTGGTGATTAACGGCGTGAAGAAGCTGCGGACGCGTGACTCCTTGTACGGTCAGGACATCGACCAGGCGTCCAATCTGGCTCTGCTGCGTCTGGCATCAGGGGACCAGGTATGGCTGGAGACGCTGAGGGACTGGAACGGAGTCTACTCCAGCAGCGAAGACGACAGCACCTTCACTGGCTTCCTGCTCTATGCTGACCCCAAGGCCTGA